A region of the Chryseobacterium gotjawalense genome:
ATTATGTCGAACGGCAGAAAGAAATGGGCAAAAGAATCGGGTTTGCTCCTACAATGGGCGCATTGCACGGTGGCCATCTTTCATTATACAAAATAGCCGCCACAGAAAACGATCTGGTTATTTCTTCCATTTTCGTAAATCCTACACAATTTAATAATCCTGAGGATTTAACAAAATATCCGCGAGATACCGATCGGGATATTGCGCTACTGAAAAATACAGGAATCGTTGATGCCTTGTATCTCCCCGAAGTTGTCGATCTGTATCCCGAAGGACTAAAAAGTAAATCCTATGATTTCGATGGTCTGGAAAATGAAATGGAAGGCAAGTTTCGTCCCGGACATTTTGACGGGGTAGGAACCGTAGTGGAAGAACTTTTGAGACAGGTAAAACCAGACAATGCCTACTTCGGAGAAAAAGATTATCAGCAATTGGCTATTATCGAAAAACTGGTAGAGCAATTGCATCTTCCTGTGAAAATCCACGGTGTGCCAATTTACCGTGAAGAAAACGGTCTCGCCATGAGTTCGCGAAATGAAAGACTGAACCCTATTCAAAGAGATGCAGCCAAAGTCATTCATGATACTCTGCTAAAAGTAAATGACTGGTTCCGGATCATTACTGTTGCTGAAATAAATAAACGCGTGAAAGATATTTTCGATGACCAGCGCGGAATGACTCTGGAATATTTTGAAATCGCTGATGAAAAAACTTTAAAACAAACCGATTTCTTTTACAAAGACAAAAAATACCGCGCCTTTATCGTCGTAAATGTTGGTACAGTCCGACTAATTGATAATTTGCATTTGGATTAAATTCTTTCAAAAACCTAAATAAAGCATTTGTTTTTATTGGCGGTCATTATAAAAAACTCCGAATATTTGGAAAAAGACAAACTGTAGATACTTTTCAACAAATCCCTTGAACCTTAATCTTCAGGGGATTTTTTGTATGTTTACCTTTTTATTAAAGAACCTATTATTAAAAACGAAAACATGAAAACACTTCTCTATTTCGCACTCTTACTTCCCATCAATTTCCTGGCGCAGGAACAAACCACGTCCGAAAAATTCTGGACACAATTAGCAGCACATTGTGGAAAAGCGTATGAAGGGGAAATAATTTCTGGAGGTGCTGAAGGCGATGGATTTACCGGAAAAAAACTGGTAATGCACGTTCGGTCATGCGAAAAAAAAGAGATTAAAATTTCATTTTTCGTAGGTGACGATAAATCCCGAACATGGGTTTTGCATATGAATCCCGACAAAATTTTAAGTTTAAAACACGATCACCGCAATCCCGACGGGACACCGGAAAAAGTAACGCAATATGGTGGCACAAGTTCAAATGTCGGTCTGGAGAATCTTCAAATGTTTCCTGCTGATGCACACACCACCGCAATGTTACCAAAAGCGGCTACTAACGTTTGGTGGTTTACTGTTGATGGTGAAAGCTTCACTTATAACCTTCGCAGAGTCGGAAGCGACCGTTTGTTCACCGTACGATTTGATTTGACTAAAACGATTGAAGCACCAGGTGCGCCTTGGGGAACGAAAAATTAAAATCAATCGCAAAATCATAGATTCAGAATAAAAAACATCCATTTTGAAACCACAAAACGGATGTTTTTTCATTGCCAAATATTTTAATTATTCAACCCTGAAAGAAACCTTACAAACGCATCCGTAAGTTGAAATTTCGCCATCTTTCACATGGCATTTCATGTCTTTTACATAAACGCTGTCGATGTTTTTTATCGTTCTGGAAACTTCTTTTACGGCATTTCTCACAGCGTCATCAAAACTAATTTCTGAAGTAGCAATTACTTCAAGTACTTTTACAATCATAATAGGTGTTTTTAAGTTACCCTAAATTTAATCTAAACATTGCAAACGAAAGAAGATTTAACAAACTTTAATACAATGGGTTAAGAATAAATTTAAGTCTAATAATTAGGTACTTAGATAAAAATCCCTGATAAACGGAGAAGAATTAATCTGAATCAATCATTCTGAAATCCGCGAGTACCAACTCAACAATTTGAATTTAAACGATAAAATAACAACACCGATTTCTTTAGAAAAAGCGAAATCATAAAAAAATAGCATTTCTATTTAAATCGACTTACAAATCAATAGCTTAAAAAAATACACGTAAAATATAACTGACATTTTTTGGAGATTCAAAATATTTATATAGATTTGCACTCTAATCGTTCTTTAAAAAATCGCAACTTATTCAGAAAAGTGGAGGGAATTGACCCTTTGAAACTTTGGCAACCTGTTTAGAAATAAATAAGGTGCAAAATTCAACTCGCCAGCGCGGGAAAGATAAGTCAGATATTAAAATTTAGAAAATATAAATTCTATATATTAAGCTCTTTTGATTTGTCGAAAGAGCTTTTTTATGCTCTTTCGACAAGTATTTTCAAAGGATAAGTTGCAAAATTTAAAACAAATAAATTAAAATATGAGCAATTTAAAATTTGAAACTTTACAGGTTCACGCCGGTCAAACCGTAGATCCAACCACCAACTCACGAGCTGTTCCGCTCTACCAAACCGCCTGTTATACCTTTGATGATGCAGAACATGCAGCCAATCTTTTTGGGTTAAAAGAATTCGGGAATATCTACACCCGTTTGATGAATCCAACCACCGATGTTTTCGAAAAAAGAATGGCAGCTTTGCATGGCGGTATTG
Encoded here:
- the panC gene encoding pantoate--beta-alanine ligase, which produces MEIFRDKKTLIDYVERQKEMGKRIGFAPTMGALHGGHLSLYKIAATENDLVISSIFVNPTQFNNPEDLTKYPRDTDRDIALLKNTGIVDALYLPEVVDLYPEGLKSKSYDFDGLENEMEGKFRPGHFDGVGTVVEELLRQVKPDNAYFGEKDYQQLAIIEKLVEQLHLPVKIHGVPIYREENGLAMSSRNERLNPIQRDAAKVIHDTLLKVNDWFRIITVAEINKRVKDIFDDQRGMTLEYFEIADEKTLKQTDFFYKDKKYRAFIVVNVGTVRLIDNLHLD
- a CDS encoding dodecin family protein, giving the protein MIVKVLEVIATSEISFDDAVRNAVKEVSRTIKNIDSVYVKDMKCHVKDGEISTYGCVCKVSFRVE